A part of Olleya sp. Bg11-27 genomic DNA contains:
- a CDS encoding Na(+)-translocating NADH-quinone reductase subunit F, which translates to MSKSLSKQELHNLAMNHVGKDLEKRGFEFIAINSQLKKQPQFVCMDKNKQYFFVIVRAVMLPDNANNYDIVWMESFKQHAIEHNSKVLYAGVGLGNPKGEDLPIYLNEEYLIEYNGIQLIETNLN; encoded by the coding sequence ATGAGTAAATCACTTTCTAAACAAGAGTTACATAATCTAGCCATGAATCACGTCGGTAAAGACCTAGAAAAACGTGGTTTTGAATTTATTGCTATAAACAGTCAGCTTAAAAAGCAACCACAGTTTGTATGCATGGATAAAAATAAACAGTATTTTTTTGTTATTGTACGGGCAGTTATGCTCCCAGATAATGCCAATAATTACGATATTGTTTGGATGGAATCTTTTAAACAACATGCAATAGAACATAATTCTAAAGTATTGTATGCGGGTGTGGGGCTTGGGAATCCTAAGGGAGAAGACTTGCCTATTTATTTAAATGAAGAGTATTTAATAGAGTACAACGGAATACAACTTATCGAAACTAACTTAAATTAA
- a CDS encoding DUF4846 domain-containing protein, with protein sequence MRKVSLIILIIVTLVLLVYKLSPAPIKQLVNAVSTTFNNIDKDGLSIASRVNTPVGYKRANYPTGSFEDYIRNYKLKPFGSKIINYDDSEYYWQKGHIGILEIPVPKNGLQQCADALIRIRSEYLWDNDRKDEIGFKFTSGHYCSWSKYAAGFRPKVNGNKVSFSKTARADSSKANFYKYLNLIYMYSGTLSLYNELKSINNVEALKIGDMLILGGSPGHIVMLADEVINAKGEKLFLLFQGNTPAQSVHLVKNLEDAIISPWYSLEMDAVIPVSNFTFYNSKFVRFK encoded by the coding sequence ATGAGAAAAGTTTCACTTATTATTTTAATTATTGTCACGCTTGTATTATTGGTATATAAACTAAGCCCAGCACCAATAAAACAGTTGGTTAATGCCGTATCTACGACCTTTAATAACATTGATAAAGACGGTTTGAGTATTGCTTCTCGAGTGAATACTCCTGTAGGTTATAAAAGAGCTAATTATCCTACGGGTAGTTTTGAAGACTATATCAGAAACTATAAACTAAAACCCTTTGGAAGTAAAATTATTAATTATGACGATTCTGAATATTACTGGCAGAAAGGGCATATTGGTATTTTAGAAATCCCAGTACCTAAAAATGGTTTACAGCAATGTGCTGATGCTTTAATAAGAATAAGAAGTGAATACCTATGGGATAATGATAGAAAAGACGAAATAGGCTTTAAATTTACCTCAGGGCATTATTGCTCTTGGAGTAAATACGCTGCTGGTTTTAGACCGAAGGTAAATGGTAATAAAGTGTCTTTTAGTAAAACGGCTCGAGCAGATTCTAGTAAAGCTAATTTTTATAAATATTTAAATCTAATTTATATGTACTCTGGTACATTATCATTGTACAATGAGTTGAAGTCTATAAACAATGTAGAAGCGTTGAAAATTGGTGATATGCTTATTTTAGGAGGTAGTCCTGGTCATATTGTGATGTTGGCAGACGAAGTTATTAATGCTAAAGGCGAAAAGTTGTTTTTATTATTTCAAGGTAATACGCCAGCGCAAAGTGTACATCTAGTTAAAAATCTTGAAGATGCTATTATATCTCCTTGGTATAGTTTAGAGATGGATGCCGTTATACCTGTGTCTAATTTTACGTTTTACAATTCTAAATTTGTAAGATTTAAGTAA
- the nqrF gene encoding NADH:ubiquinone reductase (Na(+)-transporting) subunit F — translation MILAAGTGGTVIVTVVAFLLITLVLVSLLLFVKQKLSPSGPVKILINGEREIEVSSGASLLSTLGSNKIFLPSACGGGGTCIQCECHVLSGGGEALPTETPHFSRKELAHGARLSCQVKVKQDMEITIPEEVFGIKKWEATVVSNYNVATFIKEFVVEIPEDMNYKAGGYIQIEIPNCEIKYSEMDVTAHPEDHPGEPNKFEADWDKFGLRPLVMKNAELVERAYSMASYPAEGRKIMLNVRVATPPFDRAKGGWMDVNPGVASSYIFNQKVGDKVTISGPYGEFFINDSEAEMLYVGGGAGMAPMRSHLYELFRTLKTGRKVTYWYGGRSKAELFYIHYFRALEKDFPNFKFFIALSDPTEADNWTLKSDVSDESGDGFTGFIHQVVIDQYLSKHEAPEDIELYFCGPPLMNQAVQKMGEDFGIDDENIRFDDFGG, via the coding sequence ATGATTTTAGCAGCAGGAACAGGAGGAACAGTAATAGTAACTGTAGTAGCGTTTTTACTTATTACGCTAGTATTAGTAAGTTTACTACTTTTTGTAAAACAAAAATTATCACCATCAGGACCAGTAAAAATCTTGATTAATGGTGAGAGAGAAATAGAAGTATCTTCAGGAGCGTCATTATTATCTACATTAGGTAGTAATAAAATATTTTTACCATCTGCTTGTGGTGGAGGTGGAACTTGTATTCAATGCGAGTGTCACGTACTATCTGGTGGAGGAGAAGCATTGCCAACTGAAACACCTCACTTTTCAAGAAAAGAATTAGCACATGGTGCACGTTTATCTTGTCAAGTAAAGGTAAAACAAGATATGGAGATTACTATTCCAGAAGAGGTTTTCGGAATTAAAAAATGGGAAGCAACAGTAGTGTCAAACTATAACGTAGCAACCTTTATTAAAGAGTTTGTAGTGGAGATCCCTGAGGATATGAACTATAAAGCTGGAGGATATATTCAAATTGAAATTCCTAATTGCGAAATTAAATATTCAGAAATGGATGTTACGGCACACCCTGAAGATCATCCAGGAGAGCCTAATAAATTTGAAGCAGATTGGGATAAGTTTGGATTAAGACCGTTAGTAATGAAAAATGCTGAGTTAGTTGAAAGAGCTTACTCTATGGCATCTTACCCAGCGGAAGGAAGAAAAATTATGCTTAATGTACGTGTTGCAACACCGCCTTTTGATCGTGCTAAAGGTGGCTGGATGGATGTCAATCCAGGAGTAGCATCGTCTTATATCTTTAATCAAAAAGTTGGTGATAAAGTAACAATTTCTGGACCTTACGGTGAATTCTTTATAAATGACTCTGAAGCAGAAATGCTTTATGTAGGTGGTGGAGCTGGTATGGCACCAATGCGTTCTCACTTATATGAGTTATTTAGAACATTAAAAACAGGAAGAAAAGTAACGTATTGGTATGGTGGACGTTCTAAAGCAGAATTATTCTACATACATTACTTTAGAGCTTTAGAGAAAGATTTCCCGAACTTCAAGTTCTTCATTGCATTATCAGATCCTACGGAAGCTGATAACTGGACATTGAAATCGGATGTTAGTGACGAGTCTGGAGATGGATTTACAGGATTCATTCACCAAGTGGTTATTGATCAATATTTATCTAAGCACGAGGCTCCAGAAGATATCGAATTATATTTCTGTGGACCACCATTAATGAACCAAGCGGTTCAGAAAATGGGAGAAGATTTTGGTATCGATGATGAAAACATCAGATTTGATGACTTTGGAGGATAG
- the nqrE gene encoding NADH:ubiquinone reductase (Na(+)-transporting) subunit E: MEHLELFFKSIFIDNMVFAVFLGMCSYLAVSKKVATAVGLGAAVIFVLAITVPLNWLLDQYILQPGALSWLGAEYVDYDLSFLSFIMFIATIATMVQLVEIVVEKFSPSLYNSLGIFLPLIAVNCAILGGSLFMQSREIETLGLAFNYGISSGIGWFLAILAIAAIREKIRYSNVPAPLRGLGITFIITGLMGIGFLSFGGMLTGGDEEAPKKETTAEVKTLSVDKKELANNTKIVE, encoded by the coding sequence ATGGAACATTTAGAATTATTTTTCAAGTCGATTTTTATAGACAACATGGTATTTGCAGTATTCTTAGGAATGTGCTCTTACCTTGCAGTATCTAAAAAAGTAGCAACAGCTGTTGGTTTAGGAGCAGCAGTAATATTTGTATTAGCGATTACAGTACCATTAAACTGGTTATTGGATCAATACATTTTACAACCAGGAGCATTATCTTGGTTAGGAGCAGAATATGTAGATTATGATTTAAGTTTCTTATCATTTATCATGTTTATTGCAACCATTGCTACAATGGTTCAATTGGTAGAGATTGTGGTAGAGAAGTTTTCACCATCATTATATAACTCATTGGGTATTTTCTTACCACTTATTGCAGTAAACTGTGCCATTTTAGGAGGGTCATTATTTATGCAATCTAGAGAAATTGAAACTTTAGGTTTAGCATTTAATTATGGTATCTCTTCAGGTATTGGTTGGTTTTTAGCAATTCTTGCTATTGCAGCAATTAGAGAGAAGATCAGATACAGTAATGTACCAGCGCCTTTAAGAGGATTAGGAATCACATTTATCATTACAGGATTAATGGGGATTGGATTTTTAAGTTTTGGAGGGATGTTAACTGGAGGAGACGAAGAAGCACCTAAAAAAGAAACGACAGCTGAAGTAAAAACGTTGTCTGTAGATAAAAAAGAATTAGCTAACAATACTAAAATAGTAGAGTAA
- a CDS encoding NADH:ubiquinone reductase (Na(+)-transporting) subunit D, which produces MGLLSKKDAKLITDPLADNNPITIQVLGICSALAITAELKASLVMGIAVMFVLGIGNVVISLMRNIIPSKIRIIVQLIVVAALVIIVDQVLKAFAYELSKTLSVFIGLIITNCIIMGRFEAFALANKPWRSFLDGIGNALGYAIILLIVGFFRELLGSGTLFGIPVLGDPIEKTGVYSLGYENNGFMLMPPMALIIVGLIIWVQRSRNKALIED; this is translated from the coding sequence ATGGGACTACTTTCAAAAAAAGACGCAAAGTTAATAACAGATCCTTTAGCAGATAATAACCCAATTACTATTCAAGTATTAGGTATTTGTTCTGCTTTAGCTATTACCGCAGAGTTAAAAGCGTCGTTGGTAATGGGTATTGCTGTAATGTTTGTATTAGGAATTGGTAACGTGGTAATCTCTTTAATGAGAAACATTATACCTTCTAAAATTAGAATTATTGTTCAACTTATTGTAGTTGCTGCTTTAGTAATTATAGTAGATCAAGTATTAAAAGCTTTTGCTTATGAGTTAAGTAAAACACTTTCAGTATTTATTGGGTTAATTATTACTAACTGTATTATTATGGGACGTTTTGAAGCTTTTGCTTTAGCAAACAAACCATGGAGATCATTCCTTGATGGAATTGGTAATGCGTTAGGGTATGCAATTATTCTTTTAATCGTTGGTTTTTTTAGAGAGCTTTTAGGATCTGGTACACTTTTCGGAATACCAGTATTAGGAGATCCAATCGAGAAAACAGGCGTATATTCTTTGGGATATGAGAACAACGGATTTATGTTAATGCCTCCAATGGCATTAATAATTGTTGGACTTATCATTTGGGTACAACGTAGTAGAAACAAAGCATTAATCGAAGACTAA
- a CDS encoding Na(+)-translocating NADH-quinone reductase subunit C gives MAMDTDKNSYTILFAIAMVLVVGSLLAFTASTLKPTILEQERMEKQQNILYAMGVNGNEGTGDITFVSKELVDNGSGKKSPKVSVEFAKYITKQLVIENGVAKEDKQAYLIDVKKEQAKAKNGGTRRLPLFIGVKDGKTYYITPIRGKGLWDAIWGYVALDENMVVQGAFFDHKGETPGLGANIKQRYFMDDFEGEKLLTDAGVFKGITVAKGNNDPKNLIKDDYEVDALAGATITGDGVSAMIKKDLKLYQPYFENLKKLSSN, from the coding sequence ATGGCAATGGACACAGATAAAAACTCATATACCATACTATTCGCAATAGCGATGGTATTAGTAGTAGGATCATTATTAGCGTTTACAGCATCTACTTTAAAACCAACAATTTTAGAGCAAGAACGTATGGAAAAGCAACAGAATATTCTGTATGCAATGGGTGTAAATGGTAATGAAGGGACAGGAGATATAACTTTTGTTTCAAAAGAATTAGTAGATAACGGTTCTGGTAAAAAATCACCAAAAGTATCAGTAGAATTCGCGAAATATATAACAAAGCAACTAGTTATAGAAAACGGAGTTGCTAAAGAAGATAAACAAGCCTATTTAATTGATGTTAAAAAGGAACAAGCTAAAGCTAAAAATGGAGGAACAAGACGCTTACCTTTATTTATAGGAGTAAAAGATGGTAAAACATATTACATTACTCCAATAAGAGGAAAAGGACTTTGGGATGCTATTTGGGGTTATGTTGCTTTGGATGAAAACATGGTTGTTCAAGGTGCTTTTTTTGATCACAAAGGAGAAACACCAGGTTTAGGAGCTAACATTAAGCAACGTTACTTTATGGATGATTTTGAAGGCGAAAAATTACTAACAGATGCAGGTGTCTTTAAAGGTATTACTGTAGCTAAAGGTAATAATGATCCTAAAAATTTAATTAAAGATGATTACGAAGTTGATGCATTAGCAGGAGCAACTATCACAGGTGATGGTGTCTCTGCAATGATTAAAAAAGATTTAAAGTTATACCAACCGTATTTCGAGAATTTAAAAAAACTATCTAGCAATTAA
- a CDS encoding NADH:ubiquinone reductase (Na(+)-transporting) subunit B, producing MGLKSNLHKLKEKYKGTKMAPAFNAIHTFLYLPNETTHGGTHIKAADDLKRTMNIVIMALVPCLIFGIFNAGYQHYAAIDAAAGLTREASLFANFLTWDNFVVGAWTVLPLVIVSYGVGLLVEFIFAVIKGHEVEEGYLVTGMLVPLIVPVDIPLWMLSVAVVFGVVIGKEVFGGTGMNILNPALTIRAFLFFAYPTWMSGDKVWVHEAVERAGTADAISGETLLGAYAQNSSLAGIDYMDMFFGFIPGSVGETSKLLIILGALFLIFTKVGSWRIIVSTLVGALTMGLIFNGVVSAEWIGESSKFYGLMNVPFWQHLIIGSILFGAVYMATDPVTASQTNKGKWIYGFLIGFISIMIRVFNPAYPEGVFLAILLMNVFAPTIDHYVIQGNVKRRMKRLKVKTA from the coding sequence ATGGGCTTAAAAAGTAATTTACATAAATTAAAAGAAAAGTATAAAGGAACCAAGATGGCTCCAGCGTTTAACGCAATACATACTTTTTTATACTTGCCAAATGAAACCACTCATGGTGGAACGCATATTAAGGCAGCAGATGATTTAAAACGTACCATGAATATTGTAATTATGGCTTTAGTGCCATGTTTAATTTTTGGTATTTTTAATGCAGGTTACCAACATTATGCAGCTATTGATGCTGCTGCAGGTTTAACAAGAGAAGCGTCTTTATTCGCAAACTTCTTGACTTGGGATAACTTTGTAGTTGGAGCTTGGACAGTATTACCATTAGTAATTGTATCCTATGGCGTTGGTCTTCTTGTAGAATTTATTTTTGCAGTAATTAAAGGTCACGAAGTGGAAGAAGGTTACTTGGTTACAGGTATGTTAGTGCCATTAATTGTACCAGTTGATATTCCATTATGGATGTTATCTGTAGCAGTTGTGTTTGGTGTGGTTATCGGTAAAGAAGTTTTTGGTGGTACAGGAATGAATATTCTAAATCCAGCATTAACAATACGTGCTTTTTTATTCTTTGCTTATCCAACTTGGATGTCAGGAGATAAAGTGTGGGTACACGAAGCAGTAGAGCGTGCAGGAACAGCAGATGCTATTTCTGGAGAAACGTTACTTGGTGCTTATGCTCAAAACAGTAGTTTAGCAGGTATTGACTATATGGATATGTTTTTTGGTTTTATTCCTGGTTCAGTAGGAGAAACCTCTAAATTACTAATCATCCTTGGTGCATTATTTTTGATTTTTACAAAAGTAGGAAGCTGGAGAATTATAGTGTCTACTTTAGTTGGAGCTTTAACAATGGGATTAATATTTAATGGTGTTGTTTCTGCAGAATGGATAGGAGAATCGAGTAAGTTTTATGGATTAATGAATGTGCCTTTCTGGCAACATTTAATAATTGGTAGTATTTTATTTGGTGCTGTATACATGGCAACAGATCCAGTTACTGCATCACAAACAAATAAAGGTAAGTGGATTTATGGATTTTTAATCGGGTTCATTTCAATAATGATTCGTGTATTTAATCCAGCGTATCCAGAAGGTGTATTCTTAGCGATTCTATTAATGAATGTCTTTGCACCAACAATTGACCATTACGTAATACAAGGAAACGTAAAACGCAGAATGAAACGTTTAAAAGTTAAAACAGCATAA
- a CDS encoding Na(+)-translocating NADH-quinone reductase subunit A, whose protein sequence is MSNDIKIKKGLDIKLVGEAEKATESAIISNFYSIKPEDFHQVTPKLAAKEGARVKAGEPVFYDKSNEAVKFVSPVSGEIIEIARGEKRKILSVKIQADKEQSFHDFGTLDVNSAKAEDIKARLLESGCWAFVKQRPYDVIANPSNKPKAIFISAYASAPLVADLDYVLQGKEAQLQAAVTALSKLTDGKVHVSVAKKGNSPLAGLSDITLHKVSGPHPSGNVGTQINKIDPVNKGEVVWTINAQDLVIIGELLLTGKFNAERTVALVGSSVKKPRYFKTKLGSEIATMIYDNGVDKDGNDRIISGNVLSGKQIKPDGYLDYYSNTITVIPEGDDYEFFGWNKPVFNKVSTSRALTFSWLTPNKKFDLNTNTNGEHRAFVITGNYEEVFPLDIFPMQILKSCMYKDLDEMEALGMYEVAPEDFALTEFVCVSKQPHQKIIREGLDLMLKEIG, encoded by the coding sequence ATGTCAAACGACATTAAGATTAAAAAAGGTCTGGATATTAAATTAGTCGGGGAAGCCGAAAAGGCAACCGAAAGTGCTATTATTAGCAATTTTTATTCAATAAAACCTGAGGATTTTCACCAAGTTACACCAAAATTAGCTGCAAAAGAAGGCGCAAGAGTAAAAGCGGGAGAGCCTGTCTTTTATGACAAGTCTAATGAAGCGGTAAAGTTTGTATCCCCAGTTTCTGGAGAGATTATCGAGATAGCTCGAGGTGAAAAAAGAAAAATTCTTTCAGTAAAAATTCAAGCAGACAAGGAACAATCATTTCATGATTTTGGTACGCTAGATGTAAATTCAGCGAAAGCGGAAGACATTAAAGCACGATTACTAGAATCTGGATGTTGGGCATTTGTAAAACAACGTCCGTACGATGTTATTGCAAACCCGAGCAACAAACCTAAAGCGATATTTATATCTGCTTATGCTAGTGCACCTTTAGTCGCAGATTTGGATTATGTGCTACAAGGTAAAGAAGCACAGTTGCAAGCTGCAGTTACTGCTTTAAGTAAATTAACAGATGGTAAGGTGCATGTTAGTGTTGCTAAAAAAGGAAATTCTCCTTTAGCAGGATTATCAGACATCACGTTACATAAAGTCTCTGGTCCGCATCCATCAGGAAATGTCGGAACACAGATTAATAAAATAGATCCAGTAAATAAAGGCGAGGTTGTTTGGACTATAAACGCTCAAGATCTTGTTATTATTGGTGAGCTATTATTAACGGGAAAATTTAATGCAGAGCGCACTGTTGCTTTGGTTGGATCTTCTGTTAAAAAGCCACGTTATTTTAAAACTAAATTAGGAAGCGAAATCGCAACTATGATTTATGATAACGGTGTAGATAAGGATGGTAATGATCGTATCATTTCTGGTAATGTATTATCAGGAAAGCAAATTAAACCAGACGGCTATCTAGATTATTATAGTAACACAATTACTGTAATTCCAGAAGGAGATGATTACGAGTTTTTTGGATGGAATAAGCCAGTGTTTAACAAAGTGTCAACTTCAAGAGCTTTAACTTTTTCATGGTTAACACCTAACAAAAAGTTCGATTTAAATACTAATACTAACGGAGAGCACCGCGCTTTTGTTATTACTGGTAATTACGAAGAGGTATTTCCATTAGACATCTTTCCTATGCAAATTTTAAAATCTTGTATGTATAAAGATTTAGATGAAATGGAAGCTTTAGGTATGTACGAAGTTGCACCAGAAGATTTTGCTTTGACAGAATTTGTTTGTGTATCTAAACAACCGCATCAAAAGATAATTAGAGAAGGATTGGACTTAATGCTTAAAGAAATAGGATAA
- a CDS encoding type IX secretion system plug protein domain-containing protein, whose translation MPVNIKYFAISFLIFSTGFSQVEEIIPPDYIKTIYFNGGTSESQLPIIPLGESLVLEFDALNGDEEDYYYEIKHYNFDWTPSILVESEYLDGFDEQRIRTYENSFNTLQTFSHYKLSIPNQFTKSIKLTGNYMITIYDDYDDIIFTRKFMVYQQQANVALQIKRSRDVSTIAEKQSVDISITSSQIQFVNPKQTIKTVVIQNNNLNTAITDLEPQYILGNELTYRYNDASSFPGGNEFFNFENKEIRAANNGVQYIRLDDLYQTYLYTNISRADLKYTYNPDINGNFFITALNAEKPETEADYAWVHFALQYPKLNPGQTLHVYGNFNNYAIEPQTELHRETDDTIYSVAIRLKQGFYNYKYVIVDQEGHIDENTIGGSFWQTENDYKVLVYYRELGARYDKIIGLGETNSVGITN comes from the coding sequence ATGCCTGTAAATATTAAATACTTTGCAATTAGCTTTCTAATTTTTTCAACTGGATTTTCTCAGGTCGAAGAGATTATACCTCCCGATTATATTAAAACCATTTATTTTAATGGTGGCACATCAGAAAGTCAATTACCAATCATCCCTTTAGGAGAGTCTTTAGTATTAGAATTTGATGCCTTAAATGGAGATGAAGAAGATTACTATTACGAAATAAAACATTATAATTTTGATTGGACGCCTTCCATTTTAGTAGAATCAGAATACCTTGATGGCTTTGACGAACAACGCATTAGAACTTATGAAAATTCTTTTAACACGCTACAAACTTTTTCACACTACAAACTATCTATCCCAAATCAATTTACAAAAAGCATCAAATTAACTGGTAATTACATGATTACCATTTACGATGATTATGACGACATCATTTTTACTAGAAAATTTATGGTTTATCAGCAACAAGCCAATGTTGCTTTACAAATTAAACGTTCTAGAGATGTCTCTACTATTGCCGAAAAACAATCTGTAGATATTTCAATAACCTCTAGCCAAATCCAATTTGTTAATCCTAAACAAACAATCAAAACGGTCGTTATACAAAACAACAATTTAAACACAGCGATAACGGATTTAGAACCACAATATATTTTGGGAAACGAATTAACGTATCGCTACAATGACGCCTCAAGTTTTCCTGGTGGTAACGAGTTTTTTAATTTTGAAAACAAAGAAATACGTGCTGCCAATAATGGTGTTCAATACATACGTTTAGATGATTTATACCAAACCTACTTATACACGAACATTTCTAGAGCGGACTTAAAATACACCTACAACCCAGATATTAACGGAAACTTTTTTATTACCGCTTTAAATGCTGAAAAACCAGAAACTGAAGCGGATTATGCTTGGGTTCATTTTGCGTTGCAATATCCTAAATTAAACCCTGGACAAACACTGCATGTCTACGGAAACTTTAATAATTACGCTATTGAACCGCAAACAGAATTACATCGTGAAACAGATGACACTATTTATAGCGTCGCGATACGTTTAAAACAAGGGTTTTACAATTACAAATATGTCATTGTTGATCAAGAGGGACATATAGACGAAAACACTATTGGTGGCAGCTTTTGGCAAACAGAAAATGACTATAAAGTATTAGTCTACTACAGAGAATTAGGCGCTAGATATGATAAAATCATTGGTTTAGGTGAAACAAACTCTGTTGGAATCACTAATTAA
- the apaG gene encoding Co2+/Mg2+ efflux protein ApaG, producing the protein MVQQVTRGIKISVETNFEGTFYKNYKINFAFGYQVTIENQSKDSVQLNARHWTIYDALNDEEIVAGEGVIGLKPVLQPGESHTYSSGCLLTSPFGAMKGYYSMVNFTTTKKFNVAIPSFKLSAPFALN; encoded by the coding sequence ATGGTTCAACAAGTTACAAGAGGTATAAAAATTTCGGTGGAAACCAATTTTGAAGGTACATTTTATAAAAACTATAAGATTAACTTTGCCTTTGGTTATCAAGTAACTATCGAAAATCAAAGTAAGGATTCGGTGCAACTTAATGCCAGACATTGGACCATCTACGATGCTTTAAACGATGAAGAAATCGTTGCCGGCGAAGGTGTTATTGGCCTAAAACCAGTATTACAACCTGGCGAATCTCACACCTATTCTTCAGGCTGCCTACTCACCTCTCCCTTTGGCGCAATGAAAGGATATTACAGCATGGTTAACTTTACTACTACTAAAAAGTTTAATGTTGCTATTCCTAGTTTTAAATTAAGTGCTCCTTTTGCTCTTAACTAA